In Terriglobales bacterium, the genomic window TGAAGAAGAAGTGAGAACAAGCAATAGGCAATAGGCAAAGGCAAAACGACCCCAAAGAGCACTTCCCCCCAACGCGAATCGTTGCCGCCCGCTTCTTACCTTTACTCACAATAGGCTTTTGCTTCGCTTCTCGCCTATTGCTTATTGCCTATCGCCTATTGCCCCTTTTCACGCTGCCTTGCTCTCCTCTTCCCCAATCACCAGTACATCGCTTTTGCCCGAAGAGATGTACTCGTCAATCAGCACGGAAATCAGTACTGCTGACGGAACTGCGATCAGCATTCCCACGATTCCCGCAAATGCCTCTCCGATGATCAGCGCGACAACGATTGTCACCGCAGGAATTTTTACCTTCGATTCCATGATGCGCGGATTGAGCACGCTGTTCTCGACGTTGTGGTAGACGACGAAAAAGATCACTACGCCCAAAAGCTTTCCGACTGAATGTACGGCAGCAAGAAGTCCGGCGACGATCACCGTAATCACTGGTCCGAGCACCGGAATGATGTTGATGATTCCCGCAAAGAGCGCCAGAGCGTAGAAGAACTGCATGTGCAGCAGACCAAATACGATCAGCGCAGAGCAGCCGTGAATCAGCATGAGAATCGCCTGGCCCGATAGCCAGCGCTGCATATGGCGTCCACCGCGGAGGAGCGTCGTTTCAACGCGCTGCTGTTTGTCGGAGGGAAACAGTGACACGGCCCAGGCGATCGATTGCCGCCCGTCGATCATGAAATACGCCGATGCCAGCAGCACGGTTCCGACCTCGATCACCAGCTTGGTCATTTTTTTCGGCTGCATGTTCTGGCCGATGAACTGATGGATATACGAGTTGATCTGCTGGCTGGTGATGTGAATCATGGGAATGTAGTGATGGATCCAGCTCTGCAGCTCATCCATGCGCTTGGGCCAGACCTGCTGGATACCCTTCAGGTCCCTTGCCACGAGAGGGACGAAGTAGATGAGCGCAATACCGACAAGCGCAATTACTCCAAGAAAGAGAATGGCCACTGCAGCCCCCTGGCTTGGCCGCCACTTCCTGATTCGCAACTTTCGGATATGCGCAACGATTGGCGCGAGCAGCACTGCCATCAGCACGCTCACATAAATCAGCAGCAGCGCGCGCCTGAGCACCCACGCGATATACAGCAGCAGAGCTGTTCCGAAAAAGAGAAATACCAGCCCACGATACTGCTTCCACATGGTTGGGTTAGATGTTGACGTTAGAGCTCGTGTTCTTTGCTGTCATGCCGAACGCCTGGTTTGGCGTGAGGAATCGCCACCGATTCTTGGATGTCTTCGTTAAGAGTTCATGCAGTCCCTAGGGATTCCTCACTCCTGCTCACGCAAACAACGCGTGAGCATCCGTTCGGAATGACAGAAAGAATCCAGCTGCGCTGTTTGCTCGTCCACAGACCCGTCCTATAAAATCGTGAGTTTTCTTCATGTGGTCGGGACCGCATAGTGTTCCTTCCTCTTTTTCCATTACATGAAAATTCACGAGTACCAAGCTAAGGGCATTCTCGCGAAATACGGCGTCGCGGTGCCGCGCGGCGAGATGGCCACCACCAAAGATGAAGCATTCGAGGCCGCCAAGCGGCTGCTCGCGGCGGGAGCAAAGGGCATTGTTGTGAAAGCCCAGATCCACGCCGGCGGACGCGGCAAAGGTGGAGGCGTGAAGCTGGCCAAGACCGCCGACGAAGCCGCCGGACTTGCAGGCAAGATTCTGGGCATGCAGTTGGTCACGCATCAGACTGGCCCGCAAGGACAGAAGGTTCAGCGCCTGCTCATCGAAGAGACTCTGCC contains:
- a CDS encoding AI-2E family transporter; protein product: MWKQYRGLVFLFFGTALLLYIAWVLRRALLLIYVSVLMAVLLAPIVAHIRKLRIRKWRPSQGAAVAILFLGVIALVGIALIYFVPLVARDLKGIQQVWPKRMDELQSWIHHYIPMIHITSQQINSYIHQFIGQNMQPKKMTKLVIEVGTVLLASAYFMIDGRQSIAWAVSLFPSDKQQRVETTLLRGGRHMQRWLSGQAILMLIHGCSALIVFGLLHMQFFYALALFAGIINIIPVLGPVITVIVAGLLAAVHSVGKLLGVVIFFVVYHNVENSVLNPRIMESKVKIPAVTIVVALIIGEAFAGIVGMLIAVPSAVLISVLIDEYISSGKSDVLVIGEEESKAA
- a CDS encoding ATP-grasp domain-containing protein, coding for MKIHEYQAKGILAKYGVAVPRGEMATTKDEAFEAAKRLLAAGAKGIVVKAQIHAGGRGKGGGVKLAKTADEAAGLAGKILGMQLVTHQTGPQGQKVQRLLIEETLP